One window of the Nicotiana tabacum cultivar K326 chromosome 4, ASM71507v2, whole genome shotgun sequence genome contains the following:
- the LOC107767905 gene encoding DUF724 domain-containing protein 7 isoform X2, giving the protein MATMEETELEMGNLSPTNNSAPFSIGNKVEVTREELGYRGAWYEAIIVEPNPIQKKRRGFFVQYKHLLSDIKDVSESIPKCEFITKRSLLRPAPPPLATVDERRSFKVKDVVDAFHLAGWWKGVVASVGGGDGGKGSRFRVAFKDPDEELEFSQNDLRLHVDWVGGKWVAPVSTDEKSGSSSAADQNKQKNSDSSQKAYVKIRKSRVVGSVDNQSSHVMEERIDCSPAETAHSNDRNKLGEDIVGDVIDRELNKEIMGTVVDMRTLAAEKPSDPEMPPQLGTSSAANNHTIKDTASSNKRLEMLDTKTGGLQPLKKLKSGKHVSFALENQEFPKRTRDKDGKLSDSGFLIVEGSSKRNSGDLSDHRSLAVTQGVEKQIVESTHHEVVNEQNATNQVELSLTSGINTSAGASAAADQPCVENSTQQPDGTPDTKLNSITTPKPSLVLPFRKNSTLWGIVESAEVFARSPQNPHFSPLAQYEENKREDVALQKMINYAYVVEKIPKLTTTELSNSSLINDMLAFVKDWEENGFDVILYKRGLNDILLNNERQNHFVDKLEEVDGRIKNCNLEKARAEKEIEEKDMKIKDLERELMAAKNSMETMDQEKKVMDQEMLVFRSEESAICGEIRHVQLHFEATVASLKQIFS; this is encoded by the exons ATGGCGACGATGGAGGAAACGGAGTTAGAAATGGGGAATTTATCACCAACTAATAATTCGGCGCCCTTCAGCATCGGCAATAAAGTGGAAGTCACCAGAGAAGAACTGGGTTATAGAGGAGCTTGGTACGAGGCCATCATTGTGGAACCAAACCCtatccaaaagaaaagaaggggttTCTTCGTTCAGTACAAGCATCTCTTATCTGACATAAAAGATGTAAGTGAATCAATACCTAAATGCGAGTTCATCACAAAACGGTCCCTCTTACGACCCGCCCCGCCGCCGCTTGCGACGGTGGATGAGCGGAGGTCCTTTAAGGTGAAGGATGTGGTTGATGCATTTCATCTTGCTGGTTGGTGGAAAGGAGTGGTTGCTTCAGTTGGTGGTGGTGACGGTGGTAAAGGTAGCCGGTTCCGGGTCGCTTTTAAGGATCCGGATGAGGAGCTTGAGTTTTCTCAAAATGACTTGAGGTTGCATGTTGATTGGGTTGGCGGAAAGTGGGTGGCCCCTGTTTCGACTGATGAAAAG TCTGGAAGTTCAAGTGCTGCTGATCAGAACAAGCAGAAGAATTCTGATAGTAGCCAAAAAGCATATGTGAAG ATCAGAAAATCAAGAGTAGTTGGCTCAGTTGATAATCAATCAAGTCATGTCATGGAGGAAAGAATTGATTGTTCACCAGCTGAAACTGCACATTCTAATG ACCGCAATAAACTAGGAGAAGATATTGTTGGAGATGTTATTGACAGAGAGCTGAACAAAGAAATTATGGGGACCGTGGTGGACATGAGAACACTAGCAGCTGAAAAACCAAGTGATCCAGAG ATGCCTCCTCAATTGGGAACTTCAAGTGCTGCTAATAATCACACCATCAAGGATACAGCCTCTTCGAATAAGAGACTGGAGATGTTGGATACTAAGACTGGTGGGCTACAGCCTCTGAAGAAGTTAAAAAGTGGAAAACACGTTTCTTTTGCTTTGGAGAATCAAGAATTTCCCAAGCGCACCAGAGATAAGGATGGGAAGCTAAGTGATTCTGGATTTCTGATTGTTGAG GGTAGCAGCAAAAGAAACTCTGGGGACCTGTCTGACCACCGATCACTTGCTGTGACACAAG GTGTGGAGAAACAAATAGTTGAAAGCACTCACCATGAAGTGGTTAATGAACAGAATGCAACAAATCAAGTTGAGTTATCTTTAACTAGTGGTATAAATACTTCAGCAG GTGCCTCTGCTGCAGCAGACCAACCATGTGTTGAGAACAGTACTCAACAACCTGATGGAACGCCAGATACTAAACTTAATTCCATCACTACGCCTAAGCCGAGTCTTGTTCTTCCATTTAGGAAGAACTCCACTCTTTGGGGAATAGTTGAATCTGCGGAAGTATTTGCAAGGAGTCCACAAAATCCACATTTTTCACCATTAGCTCAATATGAGGAGAATAAACGAGAAGACGTGGCTTTACAAAAGATGATAAATTATGCTTACGTTGTTGAGAAGATACCAAAGTTAACAACCACAGAACTTAGTAATTCATCTCTCATTAATGACATGCTGGCATTTGTCAAGGACTGGGAGGAGAATGGATTTGATGTTATTCTGTATAAACGTGGCTTGAATGATATACTGTTGAACAACGAGAGGCAAAATCACTTCGTAGACAAGTTGGAAGAAGTAGATGGCAGAATCAAAAACTGCAATCTTGAGAAGGCAAGAGCTGAAAAAGAGATTGAAGAGAAGGATATGAAGATAAAAGATCTGGAGAGAGAACTTATGGCAGCCAAGAACTCGATGGAGACAATGGATCAGGAGAAGAAGGTAATGGATCAGGAGATGTTGGTATTCAGGTCTGAAGAGAGTGCCATCTGTGGTGAAATTCGACATGTTCAGCTTCACTTTGAGGCAACAGTAGCTTCGCTGAAGCAAATCTTCAGCTGA
- the LOC107767905 gene encoding DUF724 domain-containing protein 7 isoform X3, translating to MATMEETELEMGNLSPTNNSAPFSIGNKVEVTREELGYRGAWYEAIIVEPNPIQKKRRGFFVQYKHLLSDIKDVSESIPKCEFITKRSLLRPAPPPLATVDERRSFKVKDVVDAFHLAGWWKGVVASVGGGDGGKGSRFRVAFKDPDEELEFSQNDLRLHVDWVGGKWVAPVSTDEKMPDLQSGSSSAADQNKQKNSDSSQKAYVKIRKSRVVGSVDNQSSHVMEERIDCSPAETAHSNDRNKLGEDIVGDVIDRELNKEIMGTVVDMRTLAAEKPSDPEMPPQLGTSSAANNHTIKDTASSNKRLEMLDTKTGGLQPLKKLKSGKHVSFALENQEFPKRTRDKDGKLSDSGFLIVEGSSKRNSGDLSDHRSLAVTQGVEKQIVESTHHEVVNEQNATNQGASAAADQPCVENSTQQPDGTPDTKLNSITTPKPSLVLPFRKNSTLWGIVESAEVFARSPQNPHFSPLAQYEENKREDVALQKMINYAYVVEKIPKLTTTELSNSSLINDMLAFVKDWEENGFDVILYKRGLNDILLNNERQNHFVDKLEEVDGRIKNCNLEKARAEKEIEEKDMKIKDLERELMAAKNSMETMDQEKKVMDQEMLVFRSEESAICGEIRHVQLHFEATVASLKQIFS from the exons ATGGCGACGATGGAGGAAACGGAGTTAGAAATGGGGAATTTATCACCAACTAATAATTCGGCGCCCTTCAGCATCGGCAATAAAGTGGAAGTCACCAGAGAAGAACTGGGTTATAGAGGAGCTTGGTACGAGGCCATCATTGTGGAACCAAACCCtatccaaaagaaaagaaggggttTCTTCGTTCAGTACAAGCATCTCTTATCTGACATAAAAGATGTAAGTGAATCAATACCTAAATGCGAGTTCATCACAAAACGGTCCCTCTTACGACCCGCCCCGCCGCCGCTTGCGACGGTGGATGAGCGGAGGTCCTTTAAGGTGAAGGATGTGGTTGATGCATTTCATCTTGCTGGTTGGTGGAAAGGAGTGGTTGCTTCAGTTGGTGGTGGTGACGGTGGTAAAGGTAGCCGGTTCCGGGTCGCTTTTAAGGATCCGGATGAGGAGCTTGAGTTTTCTCAAAATGACTTGAGGTTGCATGTTGATTGGGTTGGCGGAAAGTGGGTGGCCCCTGTTTCGACTGATGAAAAG ATGCCTGATCTTCAGTCTGGAAGTTCAAGTGCTGCTGATCAGAACAAGCAGAAGAATTCTGATAGTAGCCAAAAAGCATATGTGAAG ATCAGAAAATCAAGAGTAGTTGGCTCAGTTGATAATCAATCAAGTCATGTCATGGAGGAAAGAATTGATTGTTCACCAGCTGAAACTGCACATTCTAATG ACCGCAATAAACTAGGAGAAGATATTGTTGGAGATGTTATTGACAGAGAGCTGAACAAAGAAATTATGGGGACCGTGGTGGACATGAGAACACTAGCAGCTGAAAAACCAAGTGATCCAGAG ATGCCTCCTCAATTGGGAACTTCAAGTGCTGCTAATAATCACACCATCAAGGATACAGCCTCTTCGAATAAGAGACTGGAGATGTTGGATACTAAGACTGGTGGGCTACAGCCTCTGAAGAAGTTAAAAAGTGGAAAACACGTTTCTTTTGCTTTGGAGAATCAAGAATTTCCCAAGCGCACCAGAGATAAGGATGGGAAGCTAAGTGATTCTGGATTTCTGATTGTTGAG GGTAGCAGCAAAAGAAACTCTGGGGACCTGTCTGACCACCGATCACTTGCTGTGACACAAG GTGTGGAGAAACAAATAGTTGAAAGCACTCACCATGAAGTGGTTAATGAACAGAATGCAACAAATCAAG GTGCCTCTGCTGCAGCAGACCAACCATGTGTTGAGAACAGTACTCAACAACCTGATGGAACGCCAGATACTAAACTTAATTCCATCACTACGCCTAAGCCGAGTCTTGTTCTTCCATTTAGGAAGAACTCCACTCTTTGGGGAATAGTTGAATCTGCGGAAGTATTTGCAAGGAGTCCACAAAATCCACATTTTTCACCATTAGCTCAATATGAGGAGAATAAACGAGAAGACGTGGCTTTACAAAAGATGATAAATTATGCTTACGTTGTTGAGAAGATACCAAAGTTAACAACCACAGAACTTAGTAATTCATCTCTCATTAATGACATGCTGGCATTTGTCAAGGACTGGGAGGAGAATGGATTTGATGTTATTCTGTATAAACGTGGCTTGAATGATATACTGTTGAACAACGAGAGGCAAAATCACTTCGTAGACAAGTTGGAAGAAGTAGATGGCAGAATCAAAAACTGCAATCTTGAGAAGGCAAGAGCTGAAAAAGAGATTGAAGAGAAGGATATGAAGATAAAAGATCTGGAGAGAGAACTTATGGCAGCCAAGAACTCGATGGAGACAATGGATCAGGAGAAGAAGGTAATGGATCAGGAGATGTTGGTATTCAGGTCTGAAGAGAGTGCCATCTGTGGTGAAATTCGACATGTTCAGCTTCACTTTGAGGCAACAGTAGCTTCGCTGAAGCAAATCTTCAGCTGA
- the LOC107767905 gene encoding DUF724 domain-containing protein 7 isoform X1 — protein MATMEETELEMGNLSPTNNSAPFSIGNKVEVTREELGYRGAWYEAIIVEPNPIQKKRRGFFVQYKHLLSDIKDVSESIPKCEFITKRSLLRPAPPPLATVDERRSFKVKDVVDAFHLAGWWKGVVASVGGGDGGKGSRFRVAFKDPDEELEFSQNDLRLHVDWVGGKWVAPVSTDEKMPDLQSGSSSAADQNKQKNSDSSQKAYVKIRKSRVVGSVDNQSSHVMEERIDCSPAETAHSNDRNKLGEDIVGDVIDRELNKEIMGTVVDMRTLAAEKPSDPEMPPQLGTSSAANNHTIKDTASSNKRLEMLDTKTGGLQPLKKLKSGKHVSFALENQEFPKRTRDKDGKLSDSGFLIVEGSSKRNSGDLSDHRSLAVTQGVEKQIVESTHHEVVNEQNATNQVELSLTSGINTSAGASAAADQPCVENSTQQPDGTPDTKLNSITTPKPSLVLPFRKNSTLWGIVESAEVFARSPQNPHFSPLAQYEENKREDVALQKMINYAYVVEKIPKLTTTELSNSSLINDMLAFVKDWEENGFDVILYKRGLNDILLNNERQNHFVDKLEEVDGRIKNCNLEKARAEKEIEEKDMKIKDLERELMAAKNSMETMDQEKKVMDQEMLVFRSEESAICGEIRHVQLHFEATVASLKQIFS, from the exons ATGGCGACGATGGAGGAAACGGAGTTAGAAATGGGGAATTTATCACCAACTAATAATTCGGCGCCCTTCAGCATCGGCAATAAAGTGGAAGTCACCAGAGAAGAACTGGGTTATAGAGGAGCTTGGTACGAGGCCATCATTGTGGAACCAAACCCtatccaaaagaaaagaaggggttTCTTCGTTCAGTACAAGCATCTCTTATCTGACATAAAAGATGTAAGTGAATCAATACCTAAATGCGAGTTCATCACAAAACGGTCCCTCTTACGACCCGCCCCGCCGCCGCTTGCGACGGTGGATGAGCGGAGGTCCTTTAAGGTGAAGGATGTGGTTGATGCATTTCATCTTGCTGGTTGGTGGAAAGGAGTGGTTGCTTCAGTTGGTGGTGGTGACGGTGGTAAAGGTAGCCGGTTCCGGGTCGCTTTTAAGGATCCGGATGAGGAGCTTGAGTTTTCTCAAAATGACTTGAGGTTGCATGTTGATTGGGTTGGCGGAAAGTGGGTGGCCCCTGTTTCGACTGATGAAAAG ATGCCTGATCTTCAGTCTGGAAGTTCAAGTGCTGCTGATCAGAACAAGCAGAAGAATTCTGATAGTAGCCAAAAAGCATATGTGAAG ATCAGAAAATCAAGAGTAGTTGGCTCAGTTGATAATCAATCAAGTCATGTCATGGAGGAAAGAATTGATTGTTCACCAGCTGAAACTGCACATTCTAATG ACCGCAATAAACTAGGAGAAGATATTGTTGGAGATGTTATTGACAGAGAGCTGAACAAAGAAATTATGGGGACCGTGGTGGACATGAGAACACTAGCAGCTGAAAAACCAAGTGATCCAGAG ATGCCTCCTCAATTGGGAACTTCAAGTGCTGCTAATAATCACACCATCAAGGATACAGCCTCTTCGAATAAGAGACTGGAGATGTTGGATACTAAGACTGGTGGGCTACAGCCTCTGAAGAAGTTAAAAAGTGGAAAACACGTTTCTTTTGCTTTGGAGAATCAAGAATTTCCCAAGCGCACCAGAGATAAGGATGGGAAGCTAAGTGATTCTGGATTTCTGATTGTTGAG GGTAGCAGCAAAAGAAACTCTGGGGACCTGTCTGACCACCGATCACTTGCTGTGACACAAG GTGTGGAGAAACAAATAGTTGAAAGCACTCACCATGAAGTGGTTAATGAACAGAATGCAACAAATCAAGTTGAGTTATCTTTAACTAGTGGTATAAATACTTCAGCAG GTGCCTCTGCTGCAGCAGACCAACCATGTGTTGAGAACAGTACTCAACAACCTGATGGAACGCCAGATACTAAACTTAATTCCATCACTACGCCTAAGCCGAGTCTTGTTCTTCCATTTAGGAAGAACTCCACTCTTTGGGGAATAGTTGAATCTGCGGAAGTATTTGCAAGGAGTCCACAAAATCCACATTTTTCACCATTAGCTCAATATGAGGAGAATAAACGAGAAGACGTGGCTTTACAAAAGATGATAAATTATGCTTACGTTGTTGAGAAGATACCAAAGTTAACAACCACAGAACTTAGTAATTCATCTCTCATTAATGACATGCTGGCATTTGTCAAGGACTGGGAGGAGAATGGATTTGATGTTATTCTGTATAAACGTGGCTTGAATGATATACTGTTGAACAACGAGAGGCAAAATCACTTCGTAGACAAGTTGGAAGAAGTAGATGGCAGAATCAAAAACTGCAATCTTGAGAAGGCAAGAGCTGAAAAAGAGATTGAAGAGAAGGATATGAAGATAAAAGATCTGGAGAGAGAACTTATGGCAGCCAAGAACTCGATGGAGACAATGGATCAGGAGAAGAAGGTAATGGATCAGGAGATGTTGGTATTCAGGTCTGAAGAGAGTGCCATCTGTGGTGAAATTCGACATGTTCAGCTTCACTTTGAGGCAACAGTAGCTTCGCTGAAGCAAATCTTCAGCTGA